One genomic segment of Scylla paramamosain isolate STU-SP2022 chromosome 9, ASM3559412v1, whole genome shotgun sequence includes these proteins:
- the LOC135103553 gene encoding uncharacterized protein LOC135103553 isoform X2: protein MSVGGKPEVEREEGKAARRYEARLAEVASGVPPPDPDPISEMLLGLLHQQMQHQRRHLQRLAVLDNYGHTHTLPTQSPPADDTVKPFNANVDTPILTPEQVMQVSLEEGLATEMDMKDEPQDTTVTASPEEHLQKRDEEEEGEGKEREEHKSSSNIFPESVFTPLRTGISSISPLQQGVAVTGTVGAAFQEQQQEEQQQQQQGTIQRTPFSCFTSSSLRLNNTTIPCSTNLQSPSKTPLSLHFPTSYLSHTSAHTLSYSKSPLGTNSTADHLSQTAKRQKLDTLGDAGRLRGCGGGLSTRISNSHCCCPDLHAILAAQAEQEHQLRMKVLMEESEAGTKEHAVRMRILSLEEEVLRARLGAGRERESEKGTDVSEREADGVDDGGDE, encoded by the exons ATGTCGGTAGGAGGAAAACCTGAggtagaaagggaggagggaaaagcg GCCCGGCGGTATGAGGCGCGCCTGGCTGAGGTAGCGAGCGGTGTGCCTCCTCCGGACCCAGATCCCATATCGGAGATGCTGCTCGGCCTTCTTCACCAGCAGATGCAGCACCAGCGGCGCCACCTGCAGCGTCTTGCGGTGCTGGACAACTACggccacactcacacactgccCACCCAGTCCCCACCTGCAGATGACACTGTTAAGCCCTTCAACGCCAATGTGGACACGCCCATTCTCACGCccgaacag GTGATGCAGGTGTCTCTCGAGGAAGGACTCGCCACGGAGATGGACATGAAGGACGAACCTCAGGACACCACCGTCACGGCCTCCCCAGAGGAGCACCTTCAGAagagggacgaggaagaggaaggggaaggaaaagaaagagaagagcataAATCGTCCTCAAATATTTTCCCAGAGTCGGTTTTCACTCCTCTGCGCACTGGAATTTCTTCCATATCGCCTCTCCAGCAAGGTGTCGCCGTGACAGGGACAGTAGGGGCCGCCTTTCAGGAGCAGCAacaggaagagcagcagcagcagcagcaagggaCAATTCAGCGGAcccctttttcctgttttacctCATCGTCTTTGCGGCTGAACAACACAACTATTCCCTGCAGCACTAACCTACAGAGCCCTTCCAAAACTCCGCTCAGTCTTCATTTTCCAACCTCTTATCTCTCTCACACTAGTGCCCACACACTCTCCTATTCCAAAAGTCCTCTGGGAACCAACAGCACCGCAGATCACTTATCCCAAACCGCCAAGAGACAAAAGCTGGACACTTTGGGGGACGCGGGTCGCTTGAGAGGGTGTGGGGGCGGCCTGTCTACTCGTATCTCAAATTCCCACTGCTGCTGCCCTGACTTGCATGCCATCCTCGCTGCCCAAGCCGAGCAGGAACACCAACTCAGAATGAAGGTGCTGATGGAGGAGAGCGAGGCGGGGACCAAGGAACACGCCGTCAGGATGAGAATTCTCTcgttggaggaagaggtgctGAGGGCAAGGCTGGGGGCGGGAAGGGAGCGTGAGAGCGAAAAGGGAACAGATGTTTCTGAGCGTGAGGCTGACGGCGTGGATGACGGGGGTGACGAGTAG
- the LOC135103553 gene encoding uncharacterized protein LOC135103553 isoform X1 → MEGLVFSRTSPGGGSSTSNPGGGAGGVLSMNSISMGSRSSSASSAERSLLLGALATHMGVLDARENDAQTIIRKSELWDEITRQFNAHTLAPRSRQQIQTLYKNMKAKARRYEARLAEVASGVPPPDPDPISEMLLGLLHQQMQHQRRHLQRLAVLDNYGHTHTLPTQSPPADDTVKPFNANVDTPILTPEQVMQVSLEEGLATEMDMKDEPQDTTVTASPEEHLQKRDEEEEGEGKEREEHKSSSNIFPESVFTPLRTGISSISPLQQGVAVTGTVGAAFQEQQQEEQQQQQQGTIQRTPFSCFTSSSLRLNNTTIPCSTNLQSPSKTPLSLHFPTSYLSHTSAHTLSYSKSPLGTNSTADHLSQTAKRQKLDTLGDAGRLRGCGGGLSTRISNSHCCCPDLHAILAAQAEQEHQLRMKVLMEESEAGTKEHAVRMRILSLEEEVLRARLGAGRERESEKGTDVSEREADGVDDGGDE, encoded by the exons ATGGAAGGCCTGGTATTCTCACGAACATCACCGGGCGgaggcagcagcaccagcaatccgggaggcggggcaggaggcgTCTTGAGCATGAATAGTATCAGCATggggagcaggagcagcagcgcTTCTTCAGCAGAGCGCTCTCTCCTGCTGGGGGCCCTGGCGACGCACATGGGGGTCCTAGACGCAAGGGAGAACGACGCGCAGACCATCATTCGCAAGTCTGAGCTGTGGGACGAGATCACAAGGCAGTTCAACGCGCACACACTCGCACCTCGATCCCGCCAGCAAATTCAGACGTTGTATAAGAACATGAAGGCAAAg GCCCGGCGGTATGAGGCGCGCCTGGCTGAGGTAGCGAGCGGTGTGCCTCCTCCGGACCCAGATCCCATATCGGAGATGCTGCTCGGCCTTCTTCACCAGCAGATGCAGCACCAGCGGCGCCACCTGCAGCGTCTTGCGGTGCTGGACAACTACggccacactcacacactgccCACCCAGTCCCCACCTGCAGATGACACTGTTAAGCCCTTCAACGCCAATGTGGACACGCCCATTCTCACGCccgaacag GTGATGCAGGTGTCTCTCGAGGAAGGACTCGCCACGGAGATGGACATGAAGGACGAACCTCAGGACACCACCGTCACGGCCTCCCCAGAGGAGCACCTTCAGAagagggacgaggaagaggaaggggaaggaaaagaaagagaagagcataAATCGTCCTCAAATATTTTCCCAGAGTCGGTTTTCACTCCTCTGCGCACTGGAATTTCTTCCATATCGCCTCTCCAGCAAGGTGTCGCCGTGACAGGGACAGTAGGGGCCGCCTTTCAGGAGCAGCAacaggaagagcagcagcagcagcagcaagggaCAATTCAGCGGAcccctttttcctgttttacctCATCGTCTTTGCGGCTGAACAACACAACTATTCCCTGCAGCACTAACCTACAGAGCCCTTCCAAAACTCCGCTCAGTCTTCATTTTCCAACCTCTTATCTCTCTCACACTAGTGCCCACACACTCTCCTATTCCAAAAGTCCTCTGGGAACCAACAGCACCGCAGATCACTTATCCCAAACCGCCAAGAGACAAAAGCTGGACACTTTGGGGGACGCGGGTCGCTTGAGAGGGTGTGGGGGCGGCCTGTCTACTCGTATCTCAAATTCCCACTGCTGCTGCCCTGACTTGCATGCCATCCTCGCTGCCCAAGCCGAGCAGGAACACCAACTCAGAATGAAGGTGCTGATGGAGGAGAGCGAGGCGGGGACCAAGGAACACGCCGTCAGGATGAGAATTCTCTcgttggaggaagaggtgctGAGGGCAAGGCTGGGGGCGGGAAGGGAGCGTGAGAGCGAAAAGGGAACAGATGTTTCTGAGCGTGAGGCTGACGGCGTGGATGACGGGGGTGACGAGTAG